From a region of the Bacteroidia bacterium genome:
- the glgB gene encoding 1,4-alpha-glucan branching protein GlgB: MPRTSYPFSRFTEDDIQKFASGNHFDLFTLFGNHPMEHDGFQGIHFAVWAPNAKAVSVGGNFNGWNQSSHPLFPRWDSSGIWEGFIPHLQQGELYKYFISTRDGKILEKGDPYANYWEKRPKTASITWNLGYEWKDQDWMFNRKNVNSLDKPISVYELHLGSWRRNPISPDDFLSYREIGDHLIPYVKELGFTHVEFMPILEHPFDGSWGYQPIGYYAPTSRFGNPQEFMELVDRLHQAGIGVYLDWVPSHFPLDAHGLFQYDGTCLYEHEDHRKGYHPDWNCYIFNLGRNEVKSFMLSNAVYWMEKYHIDGLRVDAVASMLYLDYSRKQGEWIPNIHGGRENLESIDFFKTLNETLYSRFEGIQTIAEESTSWPGVSRPTSHGGLGFGMKWMMGWMNDSLSYFQRDPYYRQFHQNEITQSLTYAFSENFMLPLSHDEVVHGKKAIVSKMPGDEWQRFANTRLLYLWMFSHPGTKLLFMGNEFGQTSEWNYHLSLDWHLLQYPFHSGLSKFIAELNKLYTSNPALYDLAFSNQGFEWIDFNDHGNSVISYTRKGKQADQNLVVILNLTPIPRNNYRIGLPDSQKRTIILNTDSGEFGGSDYNLAQPKVEEIAMHGRRYSVELTLPPLGGLVLVPDKA, encoded by the coding sequence CCGAAGACGATATTCAAAAATTTGCCTCGGGAAATCATTTTGATTTATTTACCCTATTTGGAAACCATCCAATGGAACATGATGGTTTTCAGGGAATTCATTTTGCAGTGTGGGCTCCCAATGCCAAAGCTGTTTCAGTAGGCGGAAACTTCAACGGCTGGAATCAAAGTTCTCATCCCCTTTTTCCTCGTTGGGATAGCAGTGGTATTTGGGAAGGCTTTATTCCTCATCTCCAACAAGGGGAACTTTATAAATATTTCATTTCCACCCGGGATGGGAAAATTCTGGAAAAGGGTGACCCATATGCTAATTATTGGGAAAAAAGACCCAAAACTGCATCCATCACCTGGAACCTGGGGTATGAATGGAAGGATCAGGACTGGATGTTTAATCGCAAAAATGTCAATTCCTTAGACAAACCCATTTCCGTTTACGAACTTCACCTTGGATCCTGGAGAAGAAATCCAATTTCACCGGATGACTTTTTATCCTACAGGGAAATTGGTGATCACCTCATCCCTTATGTTAAAGAACTGGGCTTTACCCATGTGGAATTTATGCCCATTTTAGAACATCCTTTCGATGGAAGCTGGGGTTACCAACCCATTGGTTATTATGCACCAACCAGTCGTTTTGGCAATCCCCAAGAATTTATGGAACTGGTTGATCGTCTTCATCAAGCCGGAATTGGGGTTTACCTGGATTGGGTTCCTTCCCACTTTCCCCTCGATGCACATGGACTTTTTCAATACGATGGTACTTGTTTATATGAACACGAAGACCATCGCAAAGGATATCATCCGGACTGGAATTGCTACATATTTAACCTTGGCAGAAACGAAGTAAAATCCTTTATGCTATCCAATGCTGTGTACTGGATGGAAAAATACCACATCGATGGTCTTAGGGTTGATGCTGTTGCCTCCATGCTGTATTTAGATTATTCACGCAAACAAGGTGAATGGATTCCGAATATCCATGGAGGAAGAGAAAACCTAGAAAGCATCGATTTTTTCAAGACATTAAATGAAACCCTGTATTCCAGATTTGAAGGAATACAAACCATAGCTGAAGAAAGTACCAGTTGGCCCGGGGTTAGTCGTCCAACATCCCATGGTGGTTTAGGTTTTGGAATGAAATGGATGATGGGCTGGATGAATGACTCGCTTAGTTATTTCCAAAGAGATCCTTATTACCGTCAATTCCATCAAAACGAAATCACCCAATCCTTGACTTATGCCTTTTCTGAAAACTTTATGTTACCCCTAAGTCATGATGAAGTAGTTCATGGAAAAAAAGCCATTGTGTCAAAAATGCCAGGAGATGAATGGCAACGATTTGCCAATACTCGATTGCTTTATTTATGGATGTTCTCCCATCCAGGAACCAAACTCTTGTTTATGGGTAATGAATTTGGACAAACTTCGGAATGGAATTACCACCTTAGTTTAGACTGGCACCTGTTGCAATATCCGTTTCATTCAGGACTATCGAAATTCATAGCCGAATTAAACAAATTGTACACCTCCAACCCTGCCCTGTATGATTTAGCCTTTTCCAATCAAGGATTTGAATGGATTGATTTCAACGACCATGGAAATTCTGTGATTTCTTATACAAGAAAAGGAAAACAGGCAGACCAAAATCTGGTGGTGATTTTGAACCTCACCCCTATTCCCAGAAACAATTACCGGATAGGACTTCCTGATTCCCAAAAAAGAACCATTATCCTCAACACCGATTCCGGCGAATTTGGAGGAAGCGATTATAATCTGGCACAACCGAAAGTGGAAGAAATAGCAATGCATGGCAGAAGGTATTCGGTTGAATTAACACTTCCACCTCTCGGAGGACTGGTATTGGTTCCTGATAAAGCTTAG